The Deinococcus sp. Leaf326 DNA window CGTCATGGTGGGTCCTCTTTCCTTCCGGGGAATGAAAAAGGCGGGGACATTCCCCCGCCTCTCCGTGCTCAGCCGCTGAGATCAGACCTTGCGGTCGGTGTCGCGGTCGGTCAGCAGGTCGCTGGTGCCTTCACCGCTGAGCTTCACTTCGCCGGTCTTGTTGACGTCGAGGACTTCACGGCCCACGGTGTCGGTCACGGTCTGCGTCTCGGTCACGGCGCGCTTGCCCACACTGATTTCCTCGGTGACGTAGGCCTGTTTGGTGACGTTCGCGCGCTCGGCTTCGAGGTCCACGTTCATCGTCTGGGTGCCTTCGCCCAACACCACGCCTTCCACGGGGCGGGCGTCGCTGACCGCGTGACGCTCAATGACGACTTCCTCGCGCTGAAGGGGCACGTTGACGCTTTCCTGGTGGGTCTCGACGCGCTTGCCGATCTGGACGCTCCCGGCCTTGAAGCGGTCCTTGTTGACCACGAGGCGCTCTTCGAGGAGCTGCAGGCGGTCGGGGGTCTGGTAGGCGCGGCGCTGGTAGTCGGTGCGGTCGGTCAGCTCGGTCTCGCTGACCGAGGTGTTCACCGTGTCGGTGCCCATGCCGCGCAGGACGCGCTCGTCACGGTCCATCGAGTCGCTCGAGTACATTTCGCCTTCGCGGTACTCACTCATTTCCTTGACCTGGTCCTTGGTCAGGTTGTCGAAGTACACGCCCTGCTCGTCGATACGGGCGTGGCCGACCGGCACGAGGACTTCCTTGCTCGAGAACCAGCCGCCCACGTCTACCAGCAGGTAGCGGATACGGCCGCTGTCGGGCTCCACCAGCGCGTCACGCACGGTGCCGATCTTGTCACCACCGTAGCCGTAGGCCACGTGGCCGACTGGGTTGTAGACGTTCTCGTCGTTCAGGTTGTACTCGGCATCGTTGGACAGTTCGGACAGGCGGATCAGGTTGGCTTGCGTCATGGTGGTGCCTCCTCGGGGAATATGTGGCTTGCGGGACTTGCGCCGCTTGAGAGGTAGTTTCGGCGTTCGCCGCCCGTTTTCTTTGAGGACTTGTTAAAGCCCTACAGGGACTGCCCTTGAAGGGACGATCATGAATGTGAGAATCGTTATAGTCTCATCCGATCTGCATCTGGCCCGGCTGCCTGGAGGCCCTCTAGGGTCTATCTTCGGCGCATGTCCTCTGTGCTGGCCGATCTGCGCTCCGATACTGTGACCACCCCCACCCCCGAGATGCGGAGCGCGATGGCGGACGCCGCCGTGGGCGACGACGTCTACGGTGAAGACCCGACCGTCAACGCCCTGCAGGCCGAAGTTGCGCGCCAGACCGGCTTCGAGGCCGGGCTGTTCATGCCCTCGGGCACCATGACCAATCAGGTGGCCATCGCGCTGCACACCCGCCGGGGCGAGGAGGTCATCTGCGCCGAGGGCTCGCACATCTACGAGTGGGAACTGGGCATGATGGCGACCTTTAGCGGCGTGGTGCCCCGCTTCGTACCCGCGCCTCTCGGGGTGCCTGCCCCCGAGGACGTGCGGCTGGCGGTTCGGCGCAGCATCCACCAGTCTCCCAGCGGCATGATCAGTCTGGAAAATACCCACAACAAGGCGGGCGGTACGGTCATTCCGCTCGACGTGCTGGCCGGCGTGCGCGAGGTGGCGACCCAGGAGGGGCTGCCCCTGCACCTCGACGGGGCGCGGGTCTACAACGCGGCGGCGGCGCTGGGGGTGCCGGTCGCCGAGATCACGCGCCACTTCGATACAGTCAGCGTATGTCTCAGCAAGGGGCTGGGGGCCCCGGTCGGCAGCGTGCTGTTGGGCTCTAAGGAGCTGATGGCCCGCGCCCACCGCTACCGCAAGATGATGGGCGGCGGGATGCGGCAGGCGGGTGTGCTGGCCGCCGCCGCCCTCATCGCCCTGCGCGACGGCCCCGCGCAGCTGCCCGCCGACCACCGCCGCGCCCGCGTGCTGGCCGGCGCCCTGGTGGACGCCGGCTACACGGTGAACCTGGAGGCCGTGCAGACCAACATCGTGTACGCCACGCTGCCCGGCGCGGCCGAGCGGGCGGCGGCCTGGGCCGAACGGGGGGTGCTCGCCAACGCGCTGGGCCACGACTCGGTGCGCTTTGTGCTGCACCACCAGATCGACGACGAGGCCCTGGACCGGGCCATCGCGGTCCTCACCGCCTGAGTGCTCCCCGGGCCTCTGCCCGGCGCGATTGCTCAAGGCGCGCTGGGCCGCGCCTCAGCATGGCCGTCTCCGCTTCGGGCAGGCTGGGGGAACTTTGGCCCGCCGCCTGCCGCCCACGAACTGGCCTCCGCCTCCGCAGCCTCCCGAATGCTGCGCGCTGTGTGGCCGCGAGGTACCGCTGCTGACCGAGCATCACCTCGTGCCGCGCTCGCAGGGCCGGCGCCGCGGGGTGCCGGTCCACGACCTGCCCACCGTCATGCTGTGCGGGCCGTGCCATAAATTCCTGCACCGTACCTTCACCAACGCCGAACTGGCCACCGACTACCCCACGGTCGAGGCGCTGCTGAGCCACCCGGAAGTCGAGCGTTTCGTGCGCTGGGTGCGGACCCAGCCCGCGACCCGCGGCGTGCGCGTGCGCTGAAGCTGGGGAGACGCGCCGCGCGGCGAACGGCACCCGCCGATCCCCCAAAAGCGTGAGGTCGGGGCGGGGGTGGGCGCGCTACCTTACGGGCCATGACGTTTCCCGACGCGCCCCGTCCGCCCGATCCACCCGCTTGGCCGGGCGAGAGCACGCCGCCCCCGGCTCCGGCCGGTCCGCAGATCCGCGCGGTGGACGGCAACCGCGCCGCGCTTTCCCTGCTGGTCGTGCAGAACGTGATCTCGGCGCTGCTGCTGGGGCGGAGCGTGCCGCTGGGAACGGCGCTGCTCGGCGCCTTCGCGGTGACGGTCGTCGTGGCCTTCACGCTCTTTCGCCCGGTCATGACGGCTCTGCTGCGCGACACCCGCTGGCGGACGCCGCCGTCGTGGGGAACAGCGCTCGCGGCCTTCGTGCTGGCGTTCATCGCCTCGCGGGCGGTGGCGCTGGCCTACGTGCTGCTCTTTCCCTCGGCGGCCGACGCGGTCCCGCAGTTCCTGAGCCGCGGTGCCGACCAGTGGGCGCTGTTCCTGGCGGCGGGTCTGCTCATTCCCCTGGCCGAGGAGGTCGCCTTCCGGGGCCTGATGATGCGCGGGCACGAGCGCGCGGCGGGCTTCACGGTCGCGGCCCTGACCACCACCTTCGCCTTCTCGCTGGCGCACGGCGTTCCGGCGAGCATCGCGGGCATCCTGCCGCTGGCCTACGTGCTCGCGCGGGTCGTGCAGCACAGCGGCAGCCTGTGGAACGGGGTCATCATCCACGCAGCCAACAACACGCTGGCCGTGGTGCTCGGGGCGGTGCTCGCGGGCCGGGACCTCGGGCAGCCGGAAGAGGCGGCCTCGCTGCTCAAAGACGAGGCGCTGCGCCTGCCCCTAGCCGGCGGCACACTGCTGTTCGGCCTCGCCGTGCTGTTCGTGTGCCACCTCTGGCTGACCCCAAAGGCCGACCCCCAGGAACGCCGCGCGCCCGGGCCGTGGCTCAGCGGGGCGTATGTCGCCGTGGTGGTCTTCGGGGTGGTGTCGCTGCTGCTGACCCTGCCCTTCGCCCAGGGGTGGCTGGGCCGGATCAGCGCCCTGTTGAACTAAAGACTGGCACTCCCGGAGGTGGCCCGGCGTGATTCGCGCGTCCGGGCCACCTTCCCTGTCTGTCCTTTGTCCTGCCCCGCCTGCTCTAGAGTGAGCCGGCTATGGCCTCCCGCCCCTCCCGCCCGCGTCCCCCTGGGGCCGACCCGGCCGTTTCCGGCCCGTCCCGCAGCGCGCGGCGCGCGGCTCAGCGTTCTTCCCGGCCTGTGCCCACGGTGCCGCCTCCTAGCCTGGCCCGCGCGCCGCTGGCGGTGGACCTGCTCACTGCGCCGCGCACCTTCGGCACCGCGCTGGGCCGCGCCGACACCGTCTGGTGGACCTACTGGCCGGTGCCGGTCGTCACGGCGCTCCTCTCTGGGGTGGCCTACGCGCTGCTGCTGCGCCCAGGTCTGAACCTCGCGGCCACTGAGGCCCTGCGCGCCGCCGGCCAGAGCGGCTCGGCCGCGCCCACCTTCCTCTCGCACGTGACCAACGCCTTCGGTAGCGTCTTTCTCGCCTTGATCACCCTGGGGCTGATGTGGAGTCTGGGCCGACTGGGGGCCGGACGGGGCCGCGACGGGCGCGGCGCGCGGGTACCCGAGATCTTCAGCGCGTCCTTCGCCCTGCTCGTGCCGCTGTACCTGCTCGTGATCGTCCTCGTATTCGCGACTCCGGCAGCGAACTGGGCTCTGCCGGCGGCAGCCCTCCAGGCGGCGCAGGGCAATCTTCTCGAACTTCAGCGGGCGGCGCTGCACAGCGCCGCGCAGACCCCGGCAGCGCTGGCCCTGTTCGTCGTGACGCTGCTGGGCACGGCCGCGCAGTGTGCGCTGGCCTACCCGGCGCTGCGCGAAACCACCGGCAGCCCTGCCCGCGCGGCCCTGGGTGCCGGACTGCCGCTGCTGCCTGCCCTGGCCGCGCAGCTTATCGGCGTGGCCCCGCTGCTCATCGCCCGCGCGTCCGGGGGCTAGGCGGTCTCCGGGTCGCCGCTCCGGCAAAGGTGCACCATGGGTCATGCCCAGCCTGCCGCCACCCCCGCATAGCCTCGTGAATCTGGACGCCACCCGCGAACGGTTTGGCCCCGAACGGGTGGTTCTCCTGACCGAGATGGCCTATACGGGGGATCCCCTGGCCGACGCCGTTACCCAAGAGCTGCGCGCCGGCGGCGAGACGGCGCGGCGCGCCCTTGACCTGGGACTCCACCACGGCGCCGCCTTTCTGGACGACCGCTTTCCGGCATTGCGGTCCCTGCTGGCGCAGGCCGAGGCCGACCCGCCCTGGCTGGACCGGGCCCGGCTCGCGCGCGGCTCGGAGGCCTACCTCGCCATCGGCAACGTCTGGATCACGCTGTCGCTCGGACCCGGCTCGCTGACGCATACCTACAGCTCGCCCAGCATCGCGCGGGTGCTCGTGCGGACGGCCAACCTGACCCGGATGGCCCGGCGGCGCATCGTCGAGACGGGGGTGTGGAACATCGAAACCGCGCTGCCCGGCGGCCTGGAACGGGGCGCGGCCGGCTATGTCCATAATCTCCAGGTGCGGCTGCTGCACGCCGGGGTGCGGGCCAGCCTGCGTACGCGTGGCTGGGACGACCGCGAGACCGGCGCGCCCATCAACCAGGTCGAGATGGCGCGCACCTGGCTGGATTTCACCTACGTGCCCTTCCGGGCATTGGGAGCCTTCGGCATCACCTTCAGCCGCGCCGAGCTGGACGACCTGTACCACTTCTGGCGCTACGTCGCGCACCTGCTGGGCGTGGACCCCCGGCTGTACGGCGACGTGACGGGGCAGGATCAGGCCGGAGAACTGCTCGCCCTCATCAACGGCACGATGGAGCCGGCCACCGACGACACCCGGCGCCTGACGCGCGAGATGCTCGTGGCAGTCGCGGGGTTGCTCGAACCCAGCCTGCGCCTGCCGCTCCCGCTGCTGCTGGACCTCACGCATGCGCTGGCACGGCAACTGCACGGTGACGCGCTGGCCGATCGCCTGGAAATCC harbors:
- a CDS encoding DUF2382 domain-containing protein; its protein translation is MTQANLIRLSELSNDAEYNLNDENVYNPVGHVAYGYGGDKIGTVRDALVEPDSGRIRYLLVDVGGWFSSKEVLVPVGHARIDEQGVYFDNLTKDQVKEMSEYREGEMYSSDSMDRDERVLRGMGTDTVNTSVSETELTDRTDYQRRAYQTPDRLQLLEERLVVNKDRFKAGSVQIGKRVETHQESVNVPLQREEVVIERHAVSDARPVEGVVLGEGTQTMNVDLEAERANVTKQAYVTEEISVGKRAVTETQTVTDTVGREVLDVNKTGEVKLSGEGTSDLLTDRDTDRKV
- a CDS encoding low specificity L-threonine aldolase: MSSVLADLRSDTVTTPTPEMRSAMADAAVGDDVYGEDPTVNALQAEVARQTGFEAGLFMPSGTMTNQVAIALHTRRGEEVICAEGSHIYEWELGMMATFSGVVPRFVPAPLGVPAPEDVRLAVRRSIHQSPSGMISLENTHNKAGGTVIPLDVLAGVREVATQEGLPLHLDGARVYNAAAALGVPVAEITRHFDTVSVCLSKGLGAPVGSVLLGSKELMARAHRYRKMMGGGMRQAGVLAAAALIALRDGPAQLPADHRRARVLAGALVDAGYTVNLEAVQTNIVYATLPGAAERAAAWAERGVLANALGHDSVRFVLHHQIDDEALDRAIAVLTA
- a CDS encoding CPBP family intramembrane glutamic endopeptidase, whose translation is MTFPDAPRPPDPPAWPGESTPPPAPAGPQIRAVDGNRAALSLLVVQNVISALLLGRSVPLGTALLGAFAVTVVVAFTLFRPVMTALLRDTRWRTPPSWGTALAAFVLAFIASRAVALAYVLLFPSAADAVPQFLSRGADQWALFLAAGLLIPLAEEVAFRGLMMRGHERAAGFTVAALTTTFAFSLAHGVPASIAGILPLAYVLARVVQHSGSLWNGVIIHAANNTLAVVLGAVLAGRDLGQPEEAASLLKDEALRLPLAGGTLLFGLAVLFVCHLWLTPKADPQERRAPGPWLSGAYVAVVVFGVVSLLLTLPFAQGWLGRISALLN
- a CDS encoding oxygenase MpaB family protein codes for the protein MPSLPPPPHSLVNLDATRERFGPERVVLLTEMAYTGDPLADAVTQELRAGGETARRALDLGLHHGAAFLDDRFPALRSLLAQAEADPPWLDRARLARGSEAYLAIGNVWITLSLGPGSLTHTYSSPSIARVLVRTANLTRMARRRIVETGVWNIETALPGGLERGAAGYVHNLQVRLLHAGVRASLRTRGWDDRETGAPINQVEMARTWLDFTYVPFRALGAFGITFSRAELDDLYHFWRYVAHLLGVDPRLYGDVTGQDQAGELLALINGTMEPATDDTRRLTREMLVAVAGLLEPSLRLPLPLLLDLTHALARQLHGDALADRLEIRRPPIRHALPLFTLANRVRRAHERLSPGQRAGAIRATVAYFREQLAALEGPTTYQRPAGDQPPCR
- a CDS encoding HNH endonuclease — protein: MARRLPPTNWPPPPQPPECCALCGREVPLLTEHHLVPRSQGRRRGVPVHDLPTVMLCGPCHKFLHRTFTNAELATDYPTVEALLSHPEVERFVRWVRTQPATRGVRVR